A part of Rhinatrema bivittatum chromosome 16, aRhiBiv1.1, whole genome shotgun sequence genomic DNA contains:
- the LOC115077321 gene encoding olfactory receptor 1020-like — protein sequence MENTNQTRVTEFVFLALVDTPLLNALLFLIFAVIYLMTLAGNATIILIIRLNSCLHSPMYFFLSFLALVEIWYTTTTVPKMLANFLQESKTISFAGCLTQLYFFVSLGGTECILLTVMAYDRYVAICSPLHYSVIMNSWVCLRLAAISGFIGFVNGLVHTILTSRLPFCKTNIINHFICDIPPLLKLSCSDTYVNEIVLSIFGGSVILGSFLLTLISYGYIITTILRIRTAEGRRKAFSTCTSHLTVVSIFFGTVTYIYMHPTSKYILDQDKVVFIIYSTVTPLINPFIYSFRNREVQSVFRKVMKSSVRF from the coding sequence ATGGAAAATACAAACCAAACTAGGGTAACggaatttgttttccttgcaCTGGTAGATACTCCACtactaaatgcattactctttCTGATCTTTGCTGTTATTTACCTGATGACTCTTGCTGGCAATGCCACCATCATATTGATTATAAGGTTGAATTCATGTCTTCATTctcccatgtactttttcctttctttcttggcATTGGTGGAAATCTGGTACACTACAACTACTGTCCCCAAAATGTTGGCCAACTTCTTGCAAGAGAGTAAAACAATATCCTTTGCTGGTTGTTTGACACAgttgtatttctttgtttctttggGAGGCACAGAGTGTATTCTCCTTACTGTCATGGCATATGATCGGTATGTGGCAATATGTAGCCCCCTGCACTATTCAGTCATTATGAACAGTTGGGTGTGTCTTCGACTGGCAGCCATTTCAGGATTCATTGGATTTGTGAATGGCTTGGTACACACCATACTTACATCACGTCTACCATTCTGTAAAACTAATATAATTAATCATTTCATCTGTGACATTCCCCCACTATTGAAGCTCTCCTGCTCTGACACTTATGTCAATGAAATTGTACTTTCCATATTTGGTGGATCTGTGATTCTTGGTTCCTTTTTGCTAACCTTGATATCATACGGTTATATCATCACCACCATCCTGAGGATCCGTACTGCAGAAGGCAGAcgcaaagccttctccacctgcacCTCCCACTTGACCGTGGTCAGTATTTTTTTTGGGACAgtcacatatatatacatgcaccCCACATCAAAGTATATTTTAGATCAAGATAAAGTAGTGTTCATTATTTATAGTACAGTGACTCCCCTTATTAATCCTTTCATTTATAGCTTCAGAAACAGGGAAGTACAGAGCGTTTTTAGAAAAGTTATGAAAAGCAGTGTCAGATTTTGA